In the genome of Candidatus Methylomirabilota bacterium, the window CCAATGCGCTCGAGCTCGCGTACCTCCGCGACGGTGAAATTCATCCGCACATCAACCGGCCGACCGCGCGGACGATCTATCCGCCGGCCTCACAGTGGCTCTTCGCCCTCGCCGCGGCGCTGGCGCCTTCGTCGGTCGTCGGCTGGCGGCTCGTTCTGCTGCTCTTCGAGGCCGCGACTGTCGTGCTCCTGCTCGCGCTGCTGCGGCGCCTCGGCGCTCCGCCGACCGCCATCATCGTGTACGCGTGGTCTCCGCTCGTCGTGTTCGAGGGTGCGCAGGCGGGACACGTCGAGGTCGCCGTCATCTTTCTCGTCCTTCTGGGGCTCCTCCTCCGCCAGACGGGATCGTCGGCCCTCGCGGGCGCGGCGCTCGGCCTCGCCGTCCTCGTGAAGTTCTATCCGATCGTGCTGCTGCCCGCCTGGTCGCGCCGCGAGGACTGGCGCTTCCCCGCGGCGACCGCCGCGACGGTCGGCCTCGGGTATCTGCCGTACGCCGCAGCCCTCGGCGCGGGCGCGCTCGGCTTCCTCCCCGAGTACTTTGCGAGCTCCGAGGATCACAACATCGGCCTGCGCGCGCTCCTCACGTACCCCTTCGGCTTCACGGGTGAGGTCGCGAGGGGTGTCGCCATCGCGCTCGCGTTCGCGGCGATGGCGGCGACAGTCCTCGTCATCGGACGGTCGGCCCGTCACGATGTCCGGGGACTCTGGCGGGCAAGCGCGCTCGCGGTCGGCGCCTACCTCCTCCTCGTGCCGACGGCGATGCACCCATGGTACGTGATGTGGATCGTCCCGTTCCTCTGCGTGCGTCCATCGCCAGCGTGGCTCTGGTTTAGCGGCGCTGTTACGCTCTCGTACATCGCCTACGTCGTGGCACCGGCACCGCTGCCCTGGTGGGCGTGGCTCGGCGAGTACGGCCCACTCTACGCGCTGCTCCTGGCCGGCGCCGTCGCGCGCCTTGCGCGTCGCGCGCCCGGGGTGGCGGCGCTGAGAACGCTGTGACCGACGGCTGGTGGTGGGCGGTCCCGTGGCAGTGCGCGCTCGTCCTCATGTACCTCGTCACACTGTTCGGGCTCCTCCTCTACGGGAGCAACGCCTACGTGATGGTCGCGGCCCACCGGCGGCACCGCCGCGAGGCGCGCACCACCCCGCCCCTGGCCGAGCCGCTGCCGTTCGTCACGGTGCAGCTCCCGCTCTTCAACGAGCGGTACGTCGCGGCGCGGCTCGTCCGCGCCGTCGCCGCGTTCGACTACCCGGCCGACCGCCTCGAGATCCAGGTGCTGGACGACTCCACCGACGACACCTCGGAGATCGTCGCCAGCGTCGTCGCCGCGCTGCGGGCGCAGGGCGTGCAGGTGGCGCACTGCCGGCGCCCGGTACGAACGGGATTCAAGGCCGGGGCGCTCGCCGCAGGCCTCGCCGCCGCGAGGGGAGAGTTCATCGCGCTCTTCGACGCCGACTTCGTCCCGCCGCGGGACTTCCTGCGCGCCGCGTTGCCGCACTTCACCGAGCGCGTGGCGGTCGTCCAGGCGCGGTGGGGCCATCTCAACCGGTCCTACTCGGTGCTCACGATCGCGCAGTCGCTCGGCATGGACGGCCACTTCGGCGTCGAACAGTCGGCGCGCTGCTGGAGCGGGCTCCTGCTGAACTTCAACGGCACCGCGGGCATCTGGCGCAAGACGGCGATCCTCGACGCGGGCGGCTGGACGCATGACACGCTGACGGAGGATCTCGACCTGAGCTACCGGGCTCAGCTCCGGGGCTGGACGATCGTCTACCGTCCCGAGATC includes:
- a CDS encoding glycosyltransferase 87 family protein, with amino-acid sequence MRCVRGLAALTVLGAASAAIYAGALPAASWLGVEPIAAHPVVFAILFALYLAAARLATGQAPSGRALGVVLGFGLLFRALMLPTPVYLSSDLYRYLWDGRVQLAGVNPYRYAPNALELAYLRDGEIHPHINRPTARTIYPPASQWLFALAAALAPSSVVGWRLVLLLFEAATVVLLLALLRRLGAPPTAIIVYAWSPLVVFEGAQAGHVEVAVIFLVLLGLLLRQTGSSALAGAALGLAVLVKFYPIVLLPAWSRREDWRFPAATAATVGLGYLPYAAALGAGALGFLPEYFASSEDHNIGLRALLTYPFGFTGEVARGVAIALAFAAMAATVLVIGRSARHDVRGLWRASALAVGAYLLLVPTAMHPWYVMWIVPFLCVRPSPAWLWFSGAVTLSYIAYVVAPAPLPWWAWLGEYGPLYALLLAGAVARLARRAPGVAALRTL
- a CDS encoding glycosyltransferase, whose product is MTDGWWWAVPWQCALVLMYLVTLFGLLLYGSNAYVMVAAHRRHRREARTTPPLAEPLPFVTVQLPLFNERYVAARLVRAVAAFDYPADRLEIQVLDDSTDDTSEIVASVVAALRAQGVQVAHCRRPVRTGFKAGALAAGLAAARGEFIALFDADFVPPRDFLRAALPHFTERVAVVQARWGHLNRSYSVLTIAQSLGMDGHFGVEQSARCWSGLLLNFNGTAGIWRKTAILDAGGWTHDTLTEDLDLSYRAQLRGWTIVYRPEIVCPAELPVLVAGFKSQQRRWAMGSIQTALKLLPAVWRAELSLWTRYQASVHLTYYMIHPLMLLGVLLSIPLRAASDLAANSPVRLVAGIVFGLATLGPATMLVYAQRVLDAAWWRRAWQLPAIMVIGVGVALSTSVAVLGAFVGGQREFVRTPKFGIAGAGGSWQGKKYAESAPWGGLIELALGLYCACAVWLFWRDGQYAVVPFLALYATGFLTVGWLTIAQSRRVRA